Proteins encoded within one genomic window of Aphelocoma coerulescens isolate FSJ_1873_10779 unplaced genomic scaffold, UR_Acoe_1.0 HiC_scaffold_625, whole genome shotgun sequence:
- the LOC138102136 gene encoding interferon-like: MAAPNAPQPRLPHAAPALLLLLTALATTLACQQLWTHDDTFPGDALRLLQDVAPGHAQPCHLQEPPFFPDTLLHNNLRPHQAAATALRILQNLFHTLGTNSTRQHWHSQARNDLLNKLQHYIHHLEQCLPDNATLFKGPRNPLLTINKYFRDIQLFLHAHNHSACAWEHVRLEARTSLQHLHNLTRTMRR; this comes from the coding sequence ATGGCTGCGCCCAACGCCCCACAGCCACGCCTGCCGCACGCCGCCCCggcactcctgctcctcctcacgGCTCTCGCCACCACCCTCGCCTGCCAACAGCTCTGGACACACGACGACACCTTCCCCGGCGACGCACTCCGCCTCCTCCAGGACGTGGCTCCCGGCCacgcacagccctgccacctccaagaGCCGCCCTTCTTCCCCGACACCCTCCTCCACAACAACCTCCGCCCGCACCaagccgccgccaccgccctaCGCATCCTCCAGAACCTCTTCCACACCCTCGGCACCAACAGCACCcgccagcactggcacagccaggctcgCAACGACCTCCTCAACAAACTCCAGCACTACATCCACCACCTCGAGCAATGCCTCCCCGACAACGCCACGCTCTTCAAAGGACCACGCAACCCGCTGCTCACCATCAACAAGTACTTCAGGGACATCCAACTCTTCCTCCACGCCCACAACCACAGCGCCTGCGCCTGGGAACACGTCCGCCTCGAAGCTCGCACCTCTTTACAGCACCTCCACAACCTCACCCGCACCATGCGCCGCTAG